A portion of the Blattabacterium clevelandi genome contains these proteins:
- a CDS encoding rod shape-determining protein, with amino-acid sequence MGLVDLINNLFNQEIAIDLGTANTLIMHNNKVIVDLPSIIAIDVRTKKVLAVGEEAKKMQGKTHDNIKIYKPLKDGVIADYQVAELMIREFIKKVPGINKKFFTPSLTMVICIPSGITEVEKRAVKDSAQHLNAKEVYLIEEPMAAAIGSGISVTKAEGNMIIDIGGGTTECGVIALGGIVCQKSIKIAGDVFTNDIAYFLRTKYNLYIGERTAEKIKIDIGAAAESIDNPPENIRIQGRDLPTGKPKEMNLSYKETIPALDKSILRIEDAVMETLSSTPPELAADIYKTGIYMAGGGSLLRGLDRRISKKTGLSVSLVEDPLRAVVKGTGVALKNIDKFTFLMK; translated from the coding sequence ATGGGTTTAGTTGATTTGATAAATAATTTATTTAATCAAGAAATTGCTATAGATCTAGGGACAGCTAATACTCTTATCATGCATAACAATAAGGTTATTGTAGATTTACCTTCAATAATAGCTATAGATGTTAGAACTAAAAAAGTATTAGCTGTAGGAGAAGAAGCAAAAAAAATGCAAGGAAAAACACATGATAATATTAAAATATATAAACCATTAAAAGATGGAGTTATTGCAGATTATCAAGTTGCAGAACTTATGATAAGAGAATTTATAAAAAAAGTTCCTGGTATCAATAAAAAATTTTTTACTCCATCATTAACTATGGTGATTTGTATACCGTCCGGAATAACAGAAGTAGAAAAAAGAGCCGTAAAAGATTCTGCACAACATCTTAATGCAAAAGAAGTATATTTGATTGAAGAACCCATGGCAGCCGCAATTGGTTCTGGAATATCGGTAACTAAAGCTGAAGGAAATATGATTATTGATATTGGTGGAGGTACTACAGAATGTGGAGTAATAGCTCTAGGTGGAATTGTTTGCCAAAAATCTATTAAAATTGCTGGAGATGTTTTTACTAATGATATAGCTTATTTTCTTAGAACTAAATACAATTTATATATTGGAGAAAGAACGGCAGAAAAAATTAAAATAGACATTGGAGCAGCTGCAGAATCTATTGATAATCCACCAGAAAATATTCGTATACAAGGAAGAGATTTACCTACAGGAAAACCTAAAGAAATGAATCTTTCTTATAAAGAAACTATTCCTGCACTTGATAAATCTATTCTACGTATTGAAGATGCGGTTATGGAAACTCTTTCTAGTACTCCACCAGAACTTGCTGCAGATATTTATAAAACGGGTATATATATGGCTGGAGGGGGATCTCTTTTAAGAGGTTTAGATAGAAGAATCTCTAAAAAAACGGGGCTTTCTGTTTCTTTAGTGGAAGACCCTTTGAGAGCGGTAGTAAAAGGAACAGGTGTTGCTTTGAAAAATATTGATAAATTTACATTTTTAATGAAATAA